One genomic segment of Eikenella corrodens includes these proteins:
- a CDS encoding efflux transporter outer membrane subunit, which translates to MRTTVLKPIAGSLAFSLLLSACTLAPRYQQPEVNVPASFRYDTAAGQSSRAADTGWEDYFADPRLKSLITLALQNNPDLRMAALNAEAVRAQYAITRAASLPGINASGTGQRARVAQDLSATGRSYIAESYSVGLGIASYELDLFGKARSNNQAALQGYFSSTAARDSAHLALVSAVAKAYFNERYAEESMKLAQRVLQTREQTYRLNQIQHNAGVISAVNLREMEALIESAKADYAAALRAREQAHNALAVLINQPVPNNLPAGLPLNKQFRITQLPAGLSSDLLQNRPDIRAAEHNLRQANANIGAARAAFFPSISITSSIGTGSTEMNRLFDGINRTWVFSPTIKVPIFNWGSLRASLDVAKLRQQSAVAAYEKAVQSAFQDVSNALVARETLQQQYNARVQTQKAYNDRLRLINLRYRHGVSSSLEVLDAERSSYSADAAVLATQLSMLENLADLYKALGGGLKQHTEAAPASAATPTQSTAEAASAPATANGK; encoded by the coding sequence ATGAGAACAACCGTTTTAAAACCGATTGCCGGCAGCCTCGCCTTCAGCCTGCTGCTCTCCGCCTGCACCCTTGCGCCGCGCTATCAGCAGCCTGAAGTAAACGTGCCCGCCAGCTTCCGCTACGACACCGCCGCCGGCCAAAGCAGCCGTGCCGCCGACACCGGCTGGGAAGACTACTTTGCCGACCCGCGCCTCAAATCCCTGATTACCCTGGCACTGCAGAACAACCCCGACCTGCGCATGGCCGCCCTGAATGCCGAAGCTGTACGCGCCCAATACGCCATCACCCGCGCCGCCTCCCTGCCCGGCATCAACGCCAGCGGCACCGGCCAACGTGCCCGCGTGGCGCAGGATTTGAGCGCCACCGGCCGCTCCTACATTGCCGAATCCTACAGCGTCGGCCTCGGCATCGCCTCCTACGAGCTCGACCTGTTCGGCAAAGCCCGCAGCAACAACCAAGCCGCACTGCAAGGCTATTTCAGCAGCACTGCCGCCCGCGATTCCGCCCACCTCGCGCTGGTTTCTGCCGTGGCCAAAGCCTATTTCAACGAACGCTACGCTGAAGAATCCATGAAGCTCGCCCAGCGGGTGCTGCAAACCCGCGAGCAGACCTACCGGCTTAACCAAATCCAGCACAATGCCGGCGTAATTTCTGCCGTCAACCTGCGCGAAATGGAAGCCCTGATTGAATCAGCCAAAGCCGACTACGCCGCCGCCCTGCGCGCCCGCGAGCAGGCACACAACGCCCTGGCCGTGCTGATTAACCAGCCCGTGCCCAATAATCTGCCCGCCGGCCTGCCACTGAACAAGCAATTCCGCATCACCCAGCTGCCCGCCGGCCTTTCCTCCGACCTGCTGCAAAACCGCCCCGATATCCGCGCTGCCGAACACAACCTGCGCCAGGCCAATGCCAATATCGGCGCCGCCCGTGCCGCCTTTTTCCCCAGCATCAGCATCACCAGCAGCATCGGCACCGGCAGCACCGAAATGAATCGCCTGTTCGACGGCATAAACCGTACCTGGGTATTCTCCCCCACCATCAAAGTACCCATTTTCAACTGGGGCAGCCTGCGCGCCAGCCTAGACGTGGCCAAACTGCGCCAGCAATCGGCCGTGGCCGCGTATGAAAAAGCCGTGCAGTCCGCCTTCCAAGACGTATCTAACGCCCTAGTGGCGCGCGAAACCCTGCAGCAGCAATACAATGCCCGTGTGCAAACCCAAAAAGCCTACAACGACCGCCTGCGCCTGATTAACCTGCGCTACCGCCACGGCGTGTCCAGCTCGCTGGAAGTGCTCGATGCCGAACGCAGCAGCTACTCCGCCGATGCCGCCGTGCTCGCCACCCAGCTTTCCATGCTGGAAAACCTGGCCGACCTCTATAAAGCCCTCGGCGGCGGCCTCAAGCAGCACACTGAAGCCGCACCAGCCTCAGCAGCAACGCCGACCCAATCCACCGCAGAAGCCGCTTCTGCCCCTGCCACAGCCAACGGCAAATAA
- a CDS encoding M3 family metallopeptidase: protein MNPLLQLGEEPRFDQIQTAHIRPALESALAEARAGIAAVKAQSEATWGNTVEKLTDITERVGRIWGVVSHLNSVADTPELRAVYNELMPEITVFFTEIGQDIELYQRFKTIKSSPEFAALSPAQQTKLNHDLRDFVLSGAELPPEKQAEFAALQTEGAQLAAKFSQNVLDATDAFALYFDNAEPLSGLPEDAMAMFAAAAQAEGKSGYKIGLQMPHYLAVMQYADNRELREEVYRAYVTRASELSNEGRFDNSPNITRRLEITLQEAKLLGYANFAELSLATKMADSPAQVLDFLRDLAKRAKPFAEQDFAAVQAFARDTLAIKNPQPWDLAYTSEKLRQAKYSFSETEVKKYFPVGKVLLGLFAQIKRLYGVDFTEKTVPVWHPDVRYFELSQNGTHIGGVYMDLYAREGKRGGAWMNDYKGRRRLPNGQLQSPTAYLVCNFTPPAAGKEARLSHDEILTLFHETGHGLHHLLTQVDELGVSGINGVEWDAVELPSQFMENFVWEYDVLRGMSEHEDNGAPLPQELFDKMLAAKNFQRGMFLVRQMEFALFDMLIYSETDPARLSGWAQVLDNVRREVAVVQPPAYNRFANSFGHIFAGGYSAGYYSYAWAEVLSADAYAAFEERGDVAECGRRFWQEILAVGGSRSAAESFQAFRGRAPSIDALLRHSGFDLNAA, encoded by the coding sequence GTGAATCCCCTGCTCCAACTTGGCGAAGAGCCGCGTTTCGACCAAATCCAAACTGCCCACATCCGCCCTGCCCTCGAATCCGCCCTCGCCGAAGCCCGTGCCGGCATTGCCGCCGTTAAGGCTCAAAGCGAAGCCACTTGGGGCAACACCGTGGAAAAGCTTACCGACATCACCGAGCGCGTCGGTCGTATCTGGGGCGTGGTATCGCACCTCAACTCCGTGGCCGATACCCCCGAACTGCGCGCCGTGTATAACGAGCTGATGCCGGAAATTACCGTATTCTTTACCGAAATCGGCCAAGACATCGAGCTCTACCAACGCTTCAAAACCATCAAAAGCTCCCCCGAATTTGCCGCCTTAAGCCCGGCGCAGCAAACCAAGCTCAACCACGACCTGCGCGATTTCGTGCTCAGCGGTGCCGAGCTGCCGCCCGAAAAGCAGGCCGAATTCGCCGCCCTGCAAACCGAAGGCGCCCAGCTGGCCGCCAAGTTCTCGCAAAACGTGCTCGATGCCACCGATGCCTTCGCCCTCTATTTCGACAATGCCGAGCCGCTCTCCGGGCTACCTGAAGACGCCATGGCCATGTTTGCCGCCGCCGCACAGGCCGAAGGCAAAAGCGGCTACAAAATCGGCCTGCAAATGCCGCACTACCTCGCCGTGATGCAATACGCCGACAACCGCGAACTGCGCGAAGAGGTATACCGCGCCTACGTTACCCGCGCCAGCGAGCTTTCCAACGAAGGCCGGTTCGACAACAGCCCCAACATCACCCGCCGCCTCGAAATCACCCTGCAGGAAGCCAAACTGCTGGGCTACGCCAACTTCGCCGAGCTCTCGCTGGCCACCAAAATGGCCGACTCACCCGCGCAAGTGCTGGATTTCCTACGCGATTTGGCCAAACGTGCCAAACCCTTCGCCGAGCAGGACTTTGCCGCCGTGCAGGCCTTCGCCCGCGACACCCTCGCCATCAAAAACCCGCAGCCCTGGGATTTGGCCTACACCTCCGAAAAACTGCGCCAGGCCAAATATTCGTTTAGCGAAACCGAAGTGAAAAAATACTTCCCCGTGGGCAAAGTGCTCCTTGGCCTGTTCGCCCAAATCAAACGGCTCTACGGCGTGGATTTCACTGAAAAAACCGTGCCTGTATGGCATCCCGACGTGCGCTATTTCGAGCTCTCGCAGAACGGCACGCATATCGGCGGTGTGTATATGGATTTGTATGCCCGCGAAGGCAAACGCGGCGGCGCATGGATGAACGACTATAAAGGCCGCCGCCGCCTGCCCAACGGCCAGCTGCAAAGCCCCACGGCCTATCTGGTGTGCAACTTCACCCCGCCCGCAGCCGGCAAAGAAGCCCGCCTCTCCCACGACGAAATCCTCACCCTTTTCCACGAAACCGGCCACGGCCTGCACCACCTGCTTACTCAAGTGGACGAGCTAGGCGTGAGCGGCATCAACGGCGTGGAATGGGATGCTGTGGAGCTGCCCAGTCAGTTTATGGAAAACTTCGTGTGGGAATACGATGTACTGCGCGGCATGTCCGAACACGAAGACAACGGCGCACCGCTGCCGCAGGAATTATTCGACAAAATGCTCGCCGCCAAAAACTTCCAACGCGGCATGTTCCTCGTGCGCCAGATGGAATTCGCCTTGTTCGACATGCTGATTTACAGCGAAACCGATCCCGCCCGTCTTTCCGGCTGGGCTCAAGTGTTGGACAACGTGCGCCGCGAAGTGGCTGTGGTGCAGCCGCCTGCCTACAACCGTTTCGCCAACAGCTTCGGCCACATCTTCGCCGGCGGCTACTCGGCCGGCTACTACAGCTACGCCTGGGCCGAAGTGCTCAGCGCCGATGCCTACGCCGCATTTGAAGAAAGAGGCGATGTGGCCGAATGCGGCCGCCGCTTCTGGCAGGAAATCCTCGCCGTGGGCGGCTCGCGCAGCGCCGCCGAATCCTTCCAAGCCTTCCGCGGCCGCGCCCCCAGCATCGACGCCCTACTCCGCCACAGCGGCTTTGATTTAAACGCCGCCTAA
- the dapE gene encoding succinyl-diaminopimelate desuccinylase, translating to MSETTSLQLAKQLIAQASVTPDDHGCQEIIAERLRAIGFAIEPMPFGRTQNLWARHGNSTPLVCFAGHTDVVPPGPAEAWTSPPFQPTERNGKLYGRGTADMKTSIACFITACECFIAQHPQFSGSLALLITSDEEGDGKDGTVRVIETLRQRGEYIDYCIVGEPTAEHTLGDTIKNGRRGSLSGSLTIHGKQGHIAYPHLAANPIHLAAPALAELTAEHWDNGNAYFPPTGFQISNIHAGTGATNVIPGELSVQFNFRFSTETDAESLQRRVKAILDKHHLHYSLQWQLSGQPFITEAGRLTQAAQAAIAEECGIQAVLSTSGGTSDGRFIKAIANELIELGPVNESIHQIDEHIELAAIPRLSAIYENILHRLLLD from the coding sequence ATGTCCGAAACCACCTCCCTCCAGCTAGCCAAACAGCTTATCGCCCAAGCCTCCGTTACTCCAGATGACCACGGCTGCCAAGAGATCATTGCCGAACGCCTGCGTGCTATTGGCTTTGCTATCGAACCCATGCCCTTTGGTCGTACACAAAACCTGTGGGCACGGCACGGCAACAGTACGCCTCTCGTGTGTTTTGCCGGACATACCGACGTTGTTCCGCCTGGCCCAGCTGAAGCATGGACATCTCCGCCGTTTCAGCCCACCGAACGCAACGGCAAACTCTACGGACGCGGCACAGCCGACATGAAAACCAGCATTGCCTGTTTCATTACTGCCTGCGAATGCTTTATTGCACAGCATCCACAATTTTCAGGTAGCCTCGCCCTGCTGATTACTTCAGACGAAGAGGGCGACGGCAAAGACGGTACCGTGCGCGTGATTGAAACCCTACGCCAACGCGGTGAGTATATCGACTACTGCATCGTTGGCGAGCCTACCGCCGAGCACACCCTCGGCGATACCATCAAAAACGGCCGGCGTGGCTCACTTTCAGGTAGCCTCACCATCCACGGCAAACAAGGTCACATCGCCTATCCCCACCTCGCCGCCAACCCCATCCACCTTGCCGCCCCCGCCCTGGCCGAGCTCACCGCCGAGCATTGGGACAACGGCAACGCCTACTTCCCACCCACCGGCTTCCAAATCTCCAATATCCACGCCGGCACCGGCGCTACCAACGTCATCCCCGGCGAGCTATCCGTCCAGTTCAACTTCCGTTTCTCCACAGAAACAGATGCTGAAAGCCTGCAACGCCGGGTAAAAGCCATATTAGATAAGCATCATCTGCACTACAGCCTCCAATGGCAGCTCTCCGGCCAACCCTTCATTACCGAAGCCGGCCGCCTCACCCAAGCTGCCCAAGCTGCCATTGCTGAAGAGTGCGGCATCCAAGCTGTGCTCTCCACCAGCGGCGGCACATCGGACGGCCGCTTTATTAAAGCCATTGCCAACGAACTTATCGAGCTCGGCCCAGTGAATGAGAGCATCCACCAAATCGACGAGCACATCGAGCTTGCCGCTATCCCCCGGCTTTCTGCCATTTACGAAAATATCTTGCACCGATTGCTACTCGATTAA
- the aceE gene encoding pyruvate dehydrogenase (acetyl-transferring), homodimeric type, with product MSAEKHDIDPIETQEWLDALSSVLENEGSERAHFLLENLVRYTRRRGVHLPFSATTAYLNTIPVGKEQKSPGNQELEHRIRAAIRWNAAAMVLRAGKKDLELGGHIASFQSSATLYDVGFNHFWRAKDEAAGEEGDLIYVQGHSAPGIYSRAFVEGRLSEDQLNNFRQEVGGNGLPSYPHPHLMPDFWQFPTVSMGLGPLMAIYQARFLKYLESRGLAKTKGRKVWCFCGDGEMDEPESQGAIALAAREGLDNLIFVINCNLQRLDGPVRGNGKIIQELEGNFRGAGWNVLKVIWGRRWDGLLARDTNHALKQRMEECLDGDYQTFKSKDGAYVREHFFNTPELKALVADMSDDEIWALNRGGHDPYKVYAAYHEAVNNAGGRPTVILAKTIKGYGMGASGEGQNVAHQAKKMDVKSLKQFRDRFGIQVTDEQIDSGDLPYFRFAEDSPEMQYLRERRNALGGYLPARNPNNEALPIPALETFDAQLQSSGDREFSTTMAFVRILAALLKDKQIGRRIVPIVPDESRTFGMEGMFRQYGIWNPKGQQYTPQDKDQLMFYKESVDGQILQEGINEPGAMADWIAASTSYANNRYAMIPFYIYYSMFGFQRIGDLAWAAGDMHARGFLLGGTAGRTTLNGEGLQHEDGHSQLQADLIPNCVSYDPTFQYEVAVIVHNGLQRMYVDNEDVFFYITLMNENYAHPAMPQRKGIEQEILKGMYLFREGGKGDKRVQLMGSGTILQEVIHAADLLKNDFGVEADIWSCPSFNLLHREAIETDRWNRLHPAAEQKLPFVSQQLQGHAGPVVAATDYIRSFADRIRAYIPKENGDYVVLGTDGFGRSDSRANLRSFFEVDRYHVAVAALDALAKQGKVGKDVVQKAIEKYGVQTEVAPSWKR from the coding sequence ATGTCTGCCGAAAAACATGATATCGACCCGATTGAAACCCAGGAGTGGTTGGATGCGCTCAGTTCCGTGCTAGAAAACGAAGGCTCGGAGCGGGCGCATTTTCTGTTGGAAAACTTGGTGCGCTACACCCGCCGTCGCGGCGTGCACCTGCCGTTTAGCGCCACCACCGCGTATCTGAACACCATCCCGGTCGGCAAGGAGCAGAAATCACCCGGCAATCAAGAGCTGGAACACCGCATCCGCGCCGCCATCCGCTGGAATGCTGCCGCCATGGTGCTGCGTGCCGGCAAAAAAGATTTGGAATTGGGCGGCCACATCGCTTCCTTCCAGTCTTCCGCTACTTTGTATGACGTGGGCTTCAACCACTTCTGGCGTGCCAAAGACGAAGCTGCCGGTGAAGAAGGCGATTTGATTTATGTTCAAGGCCACTCTGCTCCCGGCATTTATTCCCGCGCCTTCGTGGAAGGCCGCCTGAGCGAAGATCAGCTGAACAACTTCCGCCAAGAAGTGGGCGGTAACGGCCTGCCGTCTTATCCGCACCCGCACCTGATGCCTGATTTCTGGCAGTTCCCCACTGTATCCATGGGCTTGGGCCCGTTGATGGCGATTTACCAAGCCCGCTTCCTGAAATACTTGGAGTCTCGAGGCCTGGCCAAAACCAAGGGCCGCAAAGTATGGTGCTTCTGCGGCGACGGCGAGATGGACGAGCCGGAAAGCCAAGGTGCTATCGCTTTGGCCGCCCGCGAAGGCTTGGACAACCTGATTTTCGTTATTAACTGCAACCTGCAGCGTTTGGACGGCCCGGTGCGCGGCAACGGCAAAATCATCCAAGAATTGGAAGGCAACTTCCGCGGCGCAGGCTGGAATGTGTTGAAAGTGATTTGGGGTCGCCGTTGGGACGGCCTCTTGGCACGCGACACCAACCACGCCCTGAAACAGCGCATGGAAGAATGCCTGGACGGCGACTACCAAACCTTCAAGTCCAAAGACGGTGCATACGTTCGCGAACACTTCTTCAACACGCCCGAATTGAAAGCCCTCGTGGCCGATATGTCTGACGACGAAATCTGGGCCTTGAACCGTGGCGGCCACGACCCGTACAAAGTTTACGCCGCTTACCACGAAGCCGTGAACAACGCCGGCGGCCGCCCCACTGTGATTTTGGCCAAAACCATCAAAGGCTACGGCATGGGTGCATCCGGCGAAGGTCAAAACGTTGCCCACCAAGCCAAGAAAATGGACGTGAAATCGCTCAAACAGTTCCGCGACCGCTTCGGTATTCAGGTAACCGACGAGCAAATCGACAGTGGCGACTTGCCCTACTTCCGCTTTGCTGAAGACAGCCCGGAAATGCAATATCTGCGTGAACGTCGCAACGCCTTGGGCGGTTACTTGCCGGCACGTAATCCGAACAACGAAGCCTTGCCGATTCCGGCTCTGGAAACCTTCGACGCCCAGCTGCAATCCAGCGGCGATCGCGAATTCTCCACCACCATGGCTTTTGTACGTATCTTGGCTGCCTTGCTGAAAGACAAGCAAATCGGCCGCCGCATCGTGCCGATTGTGCCCGATGAGAGCCGCACCTTCGGTATGGAAGGTATGTTCCGCCAATACGGCATTTGGAACCCGAAAGGTCAGCAGTACACCCCGCAGGATAAAGACCAGCTGATGTTCTACAAAGAGAGCGTGGATGGCCAAATTCTGCAGGAAGGCATCAACGAGCCGGGTGCTATGGCCGACTGGATTGCTGCTTCCACCAGCTATGCCAACAACCGTTACGCCATGATTCCGTTCTACATCTACTACTCCATGTTCGGTTTCCAACGCATCGGCGATTTGGCTTGGGCTGCCGGCGACATGCACGCACGCGGCTTCCTCTTGGGCGGCACCGCAGGCCGCACCACTCTCAATGGCGAAGGCCTGCAACACGAAGACGGCCACAGCCAGCTGCAAGCCGACCTGATTCCGAACTGCGTCAGCTACGACCCGACCTTCCAATACGAAGTGGCCGTAATCGTACACAACGGTCTGCAACGCATGTACGTGGATAACGAAGACGTATTCTTCTACATCACCCTGATGAACGAAAACTACGCCCACCCCGCCATGCCGCAACGCAAAGGCATCGAGCAGGAAATCCTCAAAGGTATGTATCTGTTCCGCGAAGGCGGCAAAGGCGACAAACGCGTTCAGCTGATGGGCTCCGGCACCATCCTGCAGGAAGTGATCCACGCTGCCGATTTGCTGAAAAACGATTTCGGTGTGGAAGCCGACATCTGGTCTTGCCCCTCGTTCAACCTGCTGCACCGCGAAGCCATCGAAACTGACCGTTGGAACCGCCTGCATCCGGCTGCCGAGCAGAAACTGCCCTTCGTGAGCCAGCAGCTGCAAGGCCATGCCGGCCCGGTTGTCGCTGCTACTGACTACATCCGCAGCTTTGCCGATCGCATCCGCGCCTACATCCCCAAAGAAAACGGCGATTATGTAGTGCTCGGTACCGACGGTTTCGGCCGCTCCGACAGCCGCGCCAACCTGCGCAGCTTCTTCGAAGTAGACCGCTATCATGTGGCCGTGGCTGCGCTGGACGCTTTGGCCAAACAAGGCAAAGTGGGCAAAGACGTGGTGCAGAAAGCCATCGAGAAATACGGCGTTCAAACCGAAGTTGCACCCAGCTGGAAACGCTAA
- the aceF gene encoding dihydrolipoyllysine-residue acetyltransferase, which translates to MSIVEIKVPDIGGHENVDIIAVEVKAGDTIALDDTLITLETDKATMDVPADAAGVVKEVKVKVGDKVSEGDVIVLVEAAGAGAAAAPAAAPKAEAAPAPAAPAVAPAAAANVQVAVPDIGGHTDVDVIAVEVKVGDTVAVDDTLITLETDKATMDVPSTAAGTVTAVHIKVGDKVSEGNIIIDVAASGAPAAAAPAAAEAPKAAPAPAAAPAPAPAAPAAPATAAYGSAPVNEAGFAKAHAGPSARKLARELGVDLSLVKGSGNKGRITKDDIKAFVKAAMQGGAGKPAAAGASLGGGLDLLPWPKVDFAKFGEVEVKELSRIKKISGQNLSRNWVMIPHVTVHDEADMTELESFRKQLNKEWEREGVKLSPLAFIIKASVAALKAFPEFNSSLDGDNLVLKKYFHIGFAADTPNGLVVPVIKDVDKKGLKEISIELGELSKKAREGKLKPQEMQGACFTISSLGGIGGTGFTPIVNAPEVAILGVCKSQMKPVWNGSDFEARLMCPLSLSFDHRVIDGAAGMRFTVFLANLLKDFRRISL; encoded by the coding sequence ATGAGTATTGTAGAAATCAAAGTCCCCGATATCGGCGGACACGAAAATGTAGATATTATTGCTGTGGAAGTCAAAGCCGGCGACACCATCGCGCTGGACGACACCCTGATTACCCTGGAAACCGATAAAGCCACCATGGACGTACCGGCCGATGCCGCTGGCGTGGTGAAAGAAGTGAAGGTAAAAGTGGGCGACAAGGTGTCTGAAGGCGATGTGATTGTGCTGGTGGAAGCCGCCGGTGCTGGCGCCGCTGCCGCTCCGGCTGCGGCGCCCAAAGCCGAAGCCGCTCCCGCACCTGCTGCGCCCGCCGTTGCTCCGGCTGCTGCCGCCAATGTTCAGGTAGCCGTGCCCGATATCGGAGGCCACACCGATGTGGATGTGATTGCCGTGGAAGTGAAAGTGGGCGATACCGTGGCGGTGGACGATACCCTGATCACTCTGGAAACCGACAAAGCCACCATGGACGTGCCCAGCACCGCTGCCGGCACCGTTACCGCCGTACACATCAAAGTGGGTGACAAAGTGTCTGAAGGCAACATCATCATCGATGTGGCCGCCTCTGGTGCACCTGCCGCTGCCGCGCCCGCTGCAGCCGAAGCGCCAAAAGCCGCACCCGCGCCTGCTGCCGCCCCGGCCCCCGCCCCCGCTGCACCTGCCGCTCCGGCCACTGCCGCCTATGGCAGCGCACCCGTGAACGAAGCCGGTTTCGCCAAAGCCCACGCCGGCCCCTCCGCCCGCAAACTGGCGCGCGAACTGGGTGTGGATTTGAGCCTGGTGAAAGGCAGCGGCAACAAAGGCCGCATCACCAAAGACGATATCAAAGCCTTCGTTAAAGCCGCCATGCAGGGCGGTGCAGGCAAGCCTGCAGCTGCCGGTGCTTCTTTGGGCGGCGGCTTGGATTTGCTGCCGTGGCCGAAAGTGGATTTCGCCAAATTCGGCGAAGTCGAAGTGAAAGAGCTCAGCCGCATCAAGAAGATTTCCGGTCAAAACCTGTCGCGCAACTGGGTAATGATTCCGCACGTTACCGTACACGACGAAGCCGACATGACCGAGCTGGAAAGCTTCCGCAAACAGCTCAACAAAGAGTGGGAGCGCGAAGGCGTGAAACTCTCGCCCCTGGCCTTCATCATCAAAGCCAGCGTGGCCGCGCTCAAAGCCTTCCCCGAGTTCAACTCCTCGCTCGACGGCGACAACCTGGTGTTGAAAAAATACTTCCACATCGGCTTTGCCGCCGACACCCCCAACGGCTTGGTGGTGCCTGTGATTAAAGATGTGGACAAAAAAGGCCTTAAAGAAATCAGTATCGAGCTGGGCGAATTGAGCAAAAAAGCCCGCGAAGGCAAGCTCAAACCGCAGGAAATGCAGGGCGCCTGCTTCACCATTTCCAGCTTGGGCGGCATCGGCGGCACTGGCTTCACCCCGATTGTGAATGCCCCCGAAGTAGCCATCTTGGGCGTGTGCAAATCACAGATGAAACCGGTATGGAACGGCTCCGATTTCGAAGCCCGCCTGATGTGCCCGCTCTCCCTGTCGTTCGACCACCGCGTGATCGACGGCGCAGCCGGCATGCGATTCACCGTGTTCTTGGCCAACCTGCTCAAAGACTTCCGCCGCATTTCCCTGTAA